From the Sphingomonas phyllosphaerae 5.2 genome, one window contains:
- a CDS encoding AMP-dependent synthetase/ligase: MFFTRAAEKGDAPFLWHKQDGAWVATSWREAAETVARLATALRAVGLERGDRVMLVAENRPEWCLSDLAIMAAGCVTVPTYTTNTERDHQHIIENSGAKAVIVSTAKLAKVLMPAILRSIRPQMLIGIDPMRLGQAAIDVYDWRTLVDAHPADVGTVAAAADFARNDLACIIYTSGTGGAPRGVMQHHGAILHNVAGCSAVVAEDFGWGNEVFLSFLPLSHAYEHTGGQHFPIGMGGQIYYAEGIEKLAANIEEVRPTIMFVVPRLFEVLRTRISKAIERQGGLSARLLAAALDVGTKRNAGTLRLLDRPRALLVDTLFKPKIAKKFGGRMKAMISGGAPLTPEVGVFFQSLGVTFLQGYGQTEAAPVISCNRPGAGVTMDSVGPPLADTEVKIAPDGEILVRGELVMHGYWRNEGETARVLQDGWLHTGDIGEIDGGGRIRITDRKKDLIINDKGENVAPQKVEGLLTLQPEIGQAMITGDRRPHMVAVLVPDADWSTDWAKANGRGAAALAEDPAYRRAVQAAVDRTNAMLSATERVRRWILADEPFGIENEQLTPSLKIRRHVLKQVYGARLDGLYGASG, encoded by the coding sequence ATGTTCTTCACCCGTGCCGCCGAGAAGGGCGATGCGCCGTTCCTGTGGCACAAGCAGGACGGCGCGTGGGTGGCGACGAGCTGGCGCGAAGCCGCCGAGACGGTCGCACGGCTGGCCACCGCGCTGCGCGCCGTCGGGCTGGAGCGCGGCGACCGGGTAATGCTGGTCGCCGAGAACCGTCCGGAATGGTGCCTCTCGGATCTGGCGATCATGGCCGCCGGCTGCGTGACGGTGCCGACCTACACGACGAATACCGAGCGCGATCATCAGCACATCATCGAGAATTCGGGCGCGAAGGCGGTGATCGTCTCCACCGCGAAGCTGGCCAAGGTGCTGATGCCCGCGATCCTGCGCTCGATCCGCCCGCAGATGCTGATCGGCATCGATCCGATGCGGCTGGGGCAGGCGGCGATCGACGTCTACGACTGGCGGACGCTGGTCGACGCGCACCCGGCCGATGTCGGGACCGTCGCCGCCGCGGCCGATTTCGCGCGCAACGATCTGGCGTGCATCATCTACACCAGCGGCACCGGCGGCGCGCCGCGCGGGGTGATGCAGCATCACGGCGCGATCCTGCACAATGTCGCGGGCTGCTCCGCGGTGGTCGCGGAGGATTTCGGCTGGGGCAACGAGGTGTTCCTGTCGTTCCTGCCGCTGAGCCACGCCTACGAACATACCGGCGGGCAGCATTTCCCGATCGGGATGGGCGGACAGATCTATTACGCCGAGGGGATCGAGAAGCTGGCGGCGAACATCGAGGAAGTGCGCCCGACGATCATGTTCGTCGTGCCGCGGCTGTTCGAAGTGCTGCGCACGCGCATCTCGAAGGCGATCGAGCGGCAGGGCGGGCTGTCGGCACGGCTGCTTGCCGCCGCGCTGGACGTCGGCACGAAGCGTAACGCCGGCACGCTGCGGCTGCTCGATCGGCCACGCGCGTTGCTGGTCGACACGTTGTTCAAGCCGAAGATCGCAAAGAAATTCGGCGGGCGGATGAAGGCGATGATCTCCGGCGGGGCGCCGCTGACTCCGGAGGTCGGCGTGTTCTTCCAGTCGCTGGGGGTCACCTTCCTGCAAGGCTATGGCCAGACCGAGGCGGCGCCGGTGATCTCGTGCAACCGCCCCGGCGCGGGGGTGACGATGGACTCGGTCGGCCCGCCGCTCGCCGATACCGAGGTGAAGATCGCCCCTGACGGCGAGATCCTGGTACGAGGTGAGCTGGTGATGCACGGTTACTGGCGCAACGAGGGCGAGACCGCGCGGGTGTTGCAGGATGGCTGGCTACACACCGGCGACATCGGCGAGATCGATGGCGGCGGGCGCATCCGGATCACGGACCGCAAGAAGGACCTCATCATCAACGACAAGGGCGAGAACGTCGCACCGCAGAAGGTCGAGGGGCTGCTGACGCTGCAACCGGAGATCGGGCAGGCGATGATCACCGGCGACCGACGGCCGCACATGGTGGCGGTGCTGGTGCCGGATGCCGACTGGAGCACGGATTGGGCGAAGGCGAACGGGCGTGGCGCCGCGGCGCTGGCGGAGGACCCGGCCTATCGCAGGGCGGTGCAGGCGGCGGTCGACCGCACCAACGCGATGCTCTCCGCCACCGAGCGGGTGCGGCGGTGGATCCTGGCGGACGAACCGTTCGGGATCGAGAACGAGCAGCTGACGCCGAGCCTGAAAATCCGGCGGCATGTGCTCAAGCAGGTCTATGGGGCGCGGCTGGACGGGTTGTACGGGGCGAGTGGGTAG
- a CDS encoding GIY-YIG nuclease family protein, producing MPPTAWVYIMTNGPSGTLYIGVTAHLAARILQHREGKGSEFCREHALTRLAYVERHDTMLNAITRENALKKWKRAWKLNLIGSANSDWRDLWNEINM from the coding sequence TTGCCGCCAACGGCCTGGGTCTACATCATGACCAACGGGCCAAGCGGTACGCTCTACATCGGCGTCACCGCACACCTTGCCGCCCGCATCCTCCAGCACCGCGAGGGAAAGGGTTCCGAGTTCTGCCGCGAACACGCCCTGACCCGGCTCGCGTATGTCGAACGCCACGATACGATGCTCAACGCGATCACCCGCGAGAACGCGCTGAAAAAGTGGAAGCGCGCATGGAAGCTGAACCTGATCGGTAGCGCCAATTCCGACTGGCGTGATCTGTGGAACGAGATCAACATGTAA
- a CDS encoding M16 family metallopeptidase, giving the protein MHLYSRAFAKPLVALLLVSVALPLPAQQRARRAAPAKPVGPAPTRAVPTQATAPIQVDTRPWLFADSDIPPDPNWHFGALPSGLRYAVRRNSVPPGQVAVRVRIDAGSLYETDAEQGYAHLIEHLSFRGSKYVPDGEAKRVWQRFGATFGSDSNASTTPTQTVYKLDLPGATDVKLDESLKIFSGMMAAPAITDAGLTAERPAVLAEQREAPGPQVRYGDAIRETFFAGQPLASRSPIGTIKTLAAATPAAVQAFHDKWYRPSRAVVIISGDIDPDVAARLVVKNFGGWQASGANPPAPDFGTPGTGEPVAKTIAEPSLPAIVATAVLRPWKYQSDTMIFNQKRMVDQLAMRLINRRLETRARAGGSFLQASVNLDDVSQSANGTFTNVIPIGNDWEAALKDVRAVIADAMANPPTQGEIDRELAEYDAAMKNDVDTSRVEAGAKQADDMVSALDIRETVAGPQTSYEILKQARAKGMFTPAAMIESTNRLFKGDANRALVNTRTPDAGAAARLAAAMKADVSKLAVKRTEQAAVDFSRVPTLGTPGKAVAQVRVGDPAMEQVTFANGVRALIYPNASETGRVYLRVRFGRGYQALPSDKPTPAWAGDNALIASGIGKLNQSDLDQLTTGRRMGLDFDIGDDSFLFGAQTTPGDYADNLTLMAAKLAAPRWDKAPVARARAAMLAGYAGLSSSPDGVLARDLEGLLRDGDPRWGMPTLPQIEGLDAGAFRKLWQPLLATGPIEVDVFGDVKPDEAIAAIAKSFGALKARRPDAPRSPEVRFPAHVAQPVIRAHDGDDNQAAAVIAWPTGGGSADHAEQRRLDVLAAVFADRLFDRLRSVAGASYSPSAQSQWPVGQPGGGRLIAIGKVAPDKVPLFFQLSRQIAAELVSTPVAEDELRRTIVPMLQYMARASSGNQFWLLQTSGGTFDPKRIEASQTLVSDFTTITPASLQAAAAKYLKPEKDWTMAVVPKSAGSVGAGATTK; this is encoded by the coding sequence ATGCATCTTTACTCGCGCGCGTTCGCGAAGCCGCTCGTCGCCCTCCTCCTCGTCTCCGTCGCGCTGCCGCTCCCCGCGCAGCAGCGTGCGCGGCGCGCGGCCCCTGCGAAGCCCGTCGGGCCTGCGCCGACGCGTGCCGTGCCGACCCAGGCGACCGCACCGATCCAGGTCGACACGCGGCCGTGGCTGTTCGCCGATTCGGACATCCCGCCCGACCCGAACTGGCATTTCGGCGCGCTGCCCAGCGGTCTTCGCTACGCCGTGCGCCGCAACTCGGTGCCGCCGGGGCAGGTGGCGGTGCGCGTGCGGATCGATGCGGGCTCGCTCTACGAAACCGATGCCGAGCAGGGCTACGCGCACCTGATCGAGCATCTGTCGTTCCGCGGCTCCAAATACGTCCCCGATGGCGAGGCCAAGCGCGTGTGGCAGCGCTTCGGCGCGACCTTCGGCAGCGATTCGAATGCGTCGACCACGCCGACGCAGACGGTCTACAAGCTCGACCTGCCCGGCGCGACCGACGTGAAGCTGGACGAGAGCCTGAAGATCTTTTCCGGCATGATGGCCGCGCCGGCGATCACCGATGCCGGGCTGACCGCGGAACGCCCGGCGGTGCTCGCGGAACAGCGCGAGGCACCGGGGCCGCAGGTCCGCTATGGCGACGCGATCCGCGAAACCTTCTTCGCGGGGCAACCGCTCGCCAGTCGCTCGCCGATCGGGACGATCAAGACGCTGGCGGCGGCCACGCCGGCCGCGGTGCAGGCGTTCCACGACAAATGGTACCGCCCGTCGCGGGCGGTGGTGATCATCTCCGGCGACATCGATCCCGACGTCGCGGCGCGGCTGGTCGTCAAGAACTTCGGCGGCTGGCAGGCGAGCGGCGCGAACCCGCCGGCGCCCGATTTCGGTACGCCCGGAACAGGTGAGCCGGTCGCGAAGACGATCGCCGAACCGTCGCTGCCCGCGATCGTCGCCACCGCGGTGCTCCGCCCATGGAAGTACCAGAGCGACACGATGATCTTCAACCAGAAGCGGATGGTCGACCAGCTCGCGATGCGGCTCATCAACCGTCGCCTCGAGACGCGCGCGCGCGCCGGTGGCAGCTTCCTGCAGGCGTCGGTCAATCTCGACGACGTGTCGCAGTCGGCCAACGGCACCTTCACCAACGTCATCCCGATCGGGAACGACTGGGAGGCGGCGCTGAAGGATGTCCGTGCGGTGATCGCCGACGCGATGGCCAACCCGCCCACGCAGGGCGAGATCGACCGCGAACTCGCCGAATACGACGCCGCGATGAAGAACGACGTCGACACCTCGCGCGTCGAGGCCGGTGCGAAGCAGGCCGACGACATGGTCAGCGCGCTCGACATCCGCGAGACCGTGGCGGGGCCGCAGACCAGCTACGAGATCCTCAAGCAGGCGCGCGCCAAGGGGATGTTCACCCCCGCCGCGATGATCGAATCGACCAATCGCCTGTTCAAGGGGGACGCGAACCGCGCCCTGGTCAACACCCGCACGCCCGACGCCGGCGCCGCCGCCCGGCTGGCGGCAGCGATGAAGGCCGATGTGTCGAAGCTGGCGGTCAAGCGTACCGAGCAGGCGGCGGTCGACTTCTCGCGCGTGCCGACGCTGGGTACGCCCGGCAAGGCGGTCGCGCAGGTGCGGGTCGGCGATCCGGCGATGGAGCAGGTAACCTTCGCCAACGGCGTCCGCGCGCTGATCTACCCCAATGCGTCGGAGACCGGCCGCGTCTACCTGCGTGTCCGTTTCGGGCGTGGCTATCAGGCGCTGCCGTCCGACAAGCCGACCCCGGCATGGGCGGGCGACAATGCGCTGATCGCCAGCGGCATCGGCAAGTTGAACCAGAGCGACCTCGACCAGCTGACGACCGGGCGGCGCATGGGGCTCGATTTCGACATCGGCGACGATTCGTTCCTGTTCGGTGCGCAGACGACTCCCGGCGATTATGCCGACAATCTGACGCTGATGGCGGCCAAGCTCGCCGCGCCGCGCTGGGACAAGGCACCGGTGGCGCGCGCGCGCGCCGCGATGCTGGCGGGTTACGCCGGGCTGTCGTCGTCGCCGGACGGCGTGCTGGCGCGCGACCTCGAGGGGTTGCTGCGCGACGGCGATCCGCGCTGGGGCATGCCGACGCTTCCGCAGATCGAGGGGCTGGACGCGGGTGCGTTCCGCAAATTGTGGCAGCCGCTGCTGGCAACCGGCCCGATCGAGGTCGACGTGTTCGGCGACGTGAAGCCGGATGAGGCGATCGCTGCGATCGCCAAGAGCTTCGGCGCGCTCAAGGCGCGCCGTCCCGACGCGCCGCGCTCGCCGGAGGTGCGCTTCCCCGCGCACGTCGCGCAACCGGTGATCCGCGCCCACGACGGCGACGACAACCAGGCCGCCGCGGTGATCGCCTGGCCGACCGGTGGCGGCTCGGCCGACCATGCCGAGCAGCGCCGGCTCGACGTGCTGGCGGCGGTGTTCGCGGATCGCCTGTTCGATCGGCTGCGCTCGGTGGCGGGCGCCAGCTATTCGCCGTCTGCGCAGAGCCAGTGGCCGGTCGGCCAGCCCGGCGGCGGTCGCCTGATCGCGATCGGCAAGGTCGCCCCCGACAAGGTGCCGCTCTTCTTCCAGCTCTCGCGCCAGATCGCCGCCGAGCTGGTGTCGACCCCGGTCGCCGAGGACGAGCTGCGCCGCACGATCGTGCCGATGCTGCAATATATGGCGCGCGCGTCGTCCGGAAATCAGTTCTGGCTGCTTCAGACCAGCGGTGGGACGTTCGATCCCAAGCGCATCGAGGCCAGCCAGACGCTGGTCAGCGACTTCACGACCATCACCCCCGCCTCGCTGCAGGCCGCGGCGGCGAAATACCTGAAGCCGGAGAAGGACTGGACGATGGCGGTGGTGCCGAAGAGCGCGGGGAGCGTGGGGGCCGGGGCAACGACGAAATAG
- a CDS encoding aspartyl/asparaginyl beta-hydroxylase domain-containing protein, whose translation MMKPAPNIHDLAPVPVAFARPAPAAARPLSAAPDRPWAVRLGKRLRGTFDRLIAGSSLVSNAPVLDVRDFPWTAVLRERWTEIRDEAVRVALTGNASPSLAVVSPDHRAIAEVGKWRSFFLWGYGYRIDDNLARCPRTRDAIARVPGLNSAFFSILAPGTHIPEHRGVTKGLITCHLALVVPRDGDVRMRVDDRIVRWSEGETLVFDDTYRHEVWNDTGGTRVVLLIQFARPLRHPGKWFADLFLGAVRRSAFVQEARANVAKWNAAVGRLEG comes from the coding sequence ATGATGAAGCCCGCACCGAACATCCACGACCTGGCCCCCGTTCCTGTCGCCTTCGCGCGCCCGGCGCCGGCGGCTGCCCGCCCGCTATCCGCTGCGCCGGATCGCCCGTGGGCGGTGCGGCTCGGCAAGCGGCTGCGCGGTACGTTCGACCGCCTGATCGCGGGATCGTCGCTGGTGTCGAACGCGCCGGTGCTCGATGTGCGCGACTTTCCCTGGACGGCGGTGCTGCGCGAGCGCTGGACGGAGATCCGCGACGAGGCGGTGCGCGTCGCGCTGACCGGCAATGCGTCGCCCAGCCTCGCGGTCGTCTCCCCCGATCACCGCGCGATCGCCGAGGTCGGCAAGTGGCGGTCGTTTTTCCTGTGGGGTTACGGGTATCGCATCGACGACAATCTGGCGCGCTGTCCGCGGACCCGCGACGCGATCGCACGGGTCCCCGGGCTGAACTCGGCCTTCTTCTCGATCCTGGCGCCGGGCACGCACATCCCCGAGCATCGCGGGGTCACCAAGGGGCTGATCACCTGTCATCTCGCGCTGGTCGTCCCGCGCGACGGCGACGTGCGGATGCGCGTCGACGACCGGATCGTCCGCTGGTCGGAGGGTGAGACGCTGGTGTTCGACGACACCTACCGGCACGAGGTGTGGAACGACACCGGCGGCACGCGCGTGGTGCTGCTGATCCAGTTCGCGCGGCCGCTGCGTCATCCCGGCAAATGGTTCGCGGACCTGTTCCTCGGCGCGGTGCGGCGATCGGCGTTCGTCCAGGAAGCACGCGCAAACGTCGCGAAGTGGAATGCCGCGGTCGGGCGACTCGAAGGCTAG
- a CDS encoding NifU family protein: MLIETEATPNPATLKFLPGRVVMDAGTRDFATPEEAEASPLADALFGLGDVTGVFFGREFVSVTAAPGVAWGTLKPDVLAILMDHFTAQMPLFRSGGAGFSVPAEEETFSDDPADADIVAQIKELIETRVRPAVANDGGDIVYRGFDKGKVFLRMQGACAGCPSSSATLKNGIEQLLRYYVPEVTEVRAV; encoded by the coding sequence ATGCTGATCGAAACCGAAGCCACGCCGAACCCGGCGACGCTCAAGTTCCTGCCCGGCCGCGTCGTCATGGACGCCGGCACGCGCGACTTCGCGACCCCCGAGGAAGCGGAGGCAAGCCCGTTGGCCGATGCGCTGTTCGGGCTCGGCGACGTCACCGGGGTGTTCTTCGGGCGCGAATTCGTGTCGGTCACCGCGGCGCCGGGTGTCGCATGGGGCACCTTGAAGCCCGACGTGCTGGCGATCCTGATGGATCATTTCACCGCGCAGATGCCGTTGTTCCGCAGCGGCGGCGCCGGCTTCAGCGTGCCCGCCGAGGAAGAGACGTTCTCGGACGACCCCGCCGATGCCGACATCGTCGCGCAGATCAAGGAACTGATCGAGACGCGCGTCCGCCCGGCCGTGGCCAACGACGGCGGCGACATCGTCTATCGCGGTTTCGACAAGGGCAAGGTATTCCTGCGGATGCAGGGCGCATGTGCCGGGTGTCCCTCGTCCAGCGCGACGCTGAAGAACGGCATCGAGCAATTGCTGCGCTATTACGTCCCCGAAGTGACCGAGGTCCGCGCGGTCTGA
- a CDS encoding malonic semialdehyde reductase: protein MAAPLDDAALDQLFRTARSFNHYRDEPVGEDKLRALWDLMKMGPTSANQLPARLVWCVSDDAKAALAAACSEGNRDKVLKAPVSVVIGMDVEFHEHLPELFPHTDAKSWFDGNRELREASAFRNSSLQGGYFILAARALGLDTGPMSGFDGGAVDKAFFADTPAVRTNFIATLGYGDPATLHARSPRPAFETFNRIA, encoded by the coding sequence ATGGCCGCCCCGCTCGACGATGCCGCGCTCGACCAATTGTTTCGCACCGCGCGCAGCTTCAACCATTATCGCGACGAACCGGTCGGCGAGGACAAGCTCCGCGCGCTGTGGGACCTGATGAAGATGGGGCCGACCTCGGCCAACCAACTGCCTGCCCGTCTGGTGTGGTGCGTGTCGGACGACGCCAAGGCCGCGCTGGCGGCGGCGTGTTCGGAGGGCAATCGCGACAAGGTGCTGAAGGCACCGGTGTCGGTGGTCATCGGGATGGACGTCGAGTTCCACGAGCATCTGCCCGAACTGTTCCCGCACACCGATGCCAAGAGCTGGTTCGACGGCAATCGCGAGCTGCGCGAGGCATCGGCGTTCCGCAATTCCTCGTTGCAGGGCGGCTATTTCATCCTCGCCGCGCGCGCGCTGGGGCTGGATACCGGGCCGATGTCGGGCTTCGATGGCGGCGCGGTCGACAAGGCGTTCTTCGCCGACACGCCGGCAGTGCGGACGAACTTCATCGCCACGCTCGGCTATGGCGATCCCGCGACCCTGCACGCGCGCAGCCCGCGCCCGGCGTTCGAGACCTTCAACCGCATCGCGTGA
- the tsaB gene encoding tRNA (adenosine(37)-N6)-threonylcarbamoyltransferase complex dimerization subunit type 1 TsaB, translating into MTRTLVIDTATAACSVALFEGGRLIAHTHDVVGRGHAERLVPMIAALPDGGRAGRVLVDVGPGSFTGIRVGIAAARALAFGWGAEVAGYGALSLVAVAALAEDPAPLAVVMEGGHGEVFMQGFVAPFAALDAARSLTPAAALAALDGRRAIGSGTRWLAALDAAVPVDETLPDARHALLLPDQARALPPAPFYGRAPDAKLPAA; encoded by the coding sequence ATGACGCGCACGCTGGTGATCGACACCGCGACCGCCGCCTGCTCGGTCGCGCTGTTCGAGGGCGGGCGGCTGATTGCGCACACGCACGACGTGGTCGGGCGCGGCCATGCCGAGCGGCTGGTGCCGATGATCGCCGCGCTGCCGGATGGCGGGCGTGCCGGACGCGTTCTGGTCGACGTCGGGCCGGGTAGCTTCACCGGCATTCGCGTCGGGATCGCGGCCGCGCGTGCGCTGGCGTTCGGCTGGGGCGCCGAGGTGGCCGGCTATGGTGCGCTGTCGCTGGTCGCGGTCGCGGCGCTGGCTGAAGATCCGGCTCCGCTTGCGGTGGTGATGGAAGGCGGGCACGGTGAGGTCTTCATGCAGGGCTTCGTCGCTCCCTTCGCCGCGCTGGACGCTGCGCGCTCGCTGACCCCGGCGGCGGCACTGGCCGCGCTGGACGGGCGGCGCGCGATCGGATCGGGGACGCGCTGGCTGGCTGCGCTCGACGCCGCGGTGCCGGTCGACGAGACACTGCCCGACGCGCGCCATGCGCTGCTGCTGCCCGACCAGGCGCGCGCGCTGCCGCCAGCACCCTTTTACGGCCGCGCGCCCGATGCGAAGCTGCCGGCCGCATGA
- the rimI gene encoding ribosomal protein S18-alanine N-acetyltransferase has translation MTTRVRLIELAPGGVNDAEAVDRIMTAAFDPRFGEAWTRSQCIGILAMPGVWLTLARIEGAVVGFALVRAIMDEAELLLIAVDPAVRRTGVGAALLRGMIAECEGRGVARLHLEVRANNPAISLYTAHGFRHAGVRRGYYRGRDGVSFDAHTYVRDLAAER, from the coding sequence ATGACGACACGGGTGCGGCTGATCGAGCTGGCACCGGGCGGCGTGAACGACGCCGAGGCCGTCGACCGCATCATGACCGCCGCCTTCGACCCCCGCTTTGGCGAGGCGTGGACGCGCAGCCAGTGCATCGGCATCCTCGCGATGCCGGGCGTGTGGCTGACGCTGGCACGGATCGAGGGCGCGGTGGTCGGCTTCGCGCTGGTCCGCGCGATCATGGACGAAGCCGAATTGCTGCTGATTGCGGTCGATCCGGCGGTACGTCGAACGGGCGTCGGCGCCGCATTGCTGCGCGGGATGATCGCCGAATGCGAGGGGCGTGGAGTGGCCCGACTTCACCTGGAGGTGCGCGCGAACAATCCTGCGATCTCGCTGTATACCGCGCATGGTTTCCGGCACGCAGGCGTGCGGCGCGGCTATTATCGCGGGCGTGACGGCGTGAGCTTCGATGCCCATACCTACGTCCGCGATCTGGCAGCGGAGCGATAA
- a CDS encoding Fur family transcriptional regulator → MARKIDLEALCHEKGLRITEQRRVIARVLSEAEDHPDVEKVYARASAIDPGISIATVYRTVRLFEEAGILDRHDFGDGRARYEPSPEAHHDHLIDVETGKVIEFVDPELELLQKAIAERLGFRLVDHRMELYGVSLRRE, encoded by the coding sequence ATGGCTCGCAAGATCGATCTCGAAGCGCTGTGTCACGAAAAAGGCCTGCGCATCACCGAACAACGCCGCGTGATCGCGCGCGTCCTGTCGGAGGCGGAGGATCATCCCGACGTCGAAAAGGTCTATGCGCGCGCCTCCGCGATCGATCCCGGCATCTCGATCGCGACCGTCTATCGCACCGTGCGGTTGTTCGAGGAGGCAGGGATTCTCGATCGTCATGACTTCGGCGACGGCCGTGCGCGCTACGAGCCCTCGCCCGAGGCGCATCACGACCATCTGATCGACGTCGAGACCGGCAAGGTGATCGAGTTCGTCGACCCCGAGCTGGAACTGCTGCAAAAGGCGATCGCGGAGCGGCTCGGCTTCCGGCTGGTCGACCATCGCATGGAATTGTACGGCGTCTCGCTGCGTCGCGAATAA
- a CDS encoding lysophospholipid acyltransferase family protein: protein MRLNARGWMRLAALAAALLVALALHGSWRLVRARSPWPRHFLGWVARIVGARVRVRGTPLTHDAVLLANHLSWIDIPALAGASGAAFVAKAELRETPLVGWLCTLNHTLFVKRGDRMGVEAQVASLRAQLAGAQPVTIFPEGTTGDGVTLLPFKAGLLAALVPPPPAVRVQPVRIDYGAATAELAWVGDEHGAAHAARVLGRRGTFVVTLHFLEPFTPAGDRKAIAAAARARIEAAR from the coding sequence GTGCGGTTGAACGCGCGCGGATGGATGCGGCTGGCGGCGCTGGCCGCGGCGCTGCTCGTCGCGCTGGCGCTGCACGGAAGCTGGCGACTTGTGCGCGCGCGCTCGCCATGGCCGCGGCACTTCCTCGGCTGGGTCGCGCGGATCGTCGGCGCGCGGGTACGGGTGCGGGGCACGCCGCTGACGCACGACGCGGTGCTGCTGGCGAACCATCTCAGCTGGATCGACATCCCGGCGCTGGCAGGCGCGAGCGGCGCGGCGTTCGTCGCCAAGGCCGAACTGCGTGAGACGCCGCTGGTCGGGTGGCTGTGCACGCTCAACCACACGCTGTTCGTAAAGCGTGGCGACCGGATGGGCGTCGAGGCGCAGGTCGCCAGCCTGCGCGCGCAACTGGCCGGGGCGCAGCCGGTGACGATCTTTCCCGAGGGCACCACCGGGGACGGCGTGACGCTGCTGCCGTTCAAGGCCGGGCTCCTCGCCGCCCTTGTCCCGCCGCCGCCAGCGGTCCGCGTGCAGCCGGTGCGGATCGACTATGGCGCGGCGACCGCCGAACTGGCGTGGGTCGGCGACGAGCATGGCGCGGCACACGCCGCGCGCGTGCTGGGCCGGCGCGGTACGTTCGTGGTGACGCTGCACTTCCTCGAACCGTTCACGCCGGCCGGCGACCGCAAGGCGATCGCCGCCGCGGCCCGGGCGCGGATCGAGGCGGCGCGATGA
- a CDS encoding c-type cytochrome — MKRLVIIAAMVLAACSRDDSAERRARLPQNPTLAQLMHVADAKAGARRFGQCAACHSIAAGGADRNGPNLHGVFGAAIAQNRPRFGYTDALQAQRGVWDERRLDVWLADPRAAVPGTSMAFAGVRDPLARADLIAYLATQR, encoded by the coding sequence ATGAAACGGCTCGTCATCATTGCCGCCATGGTGCTGGCGGCGTGCTCGCGCGACGACAGCGCGGAGCGGCGCGCACGGCTGCCGCAGAACCCGACGCTTGCACAGCTGATGCACGTCGCCGACGCGAAGGCGGGCGCGCGACGCTTCGGACAGTGTGCGGCGTGCCATTCGATCGCGGCAGGCGGCGCGGATCGTAACGGGCCTAACCTGCACGGCGTGTTCGGCGCGGCGATCGCGCAGAACCGGCCGCGATTCGGCTATACCGATGCGTTGCAGGCGCAGCGCGGCGTCTGGGACGAGCGACGGCTCGACGTCTGGCTCGCCGATCCGCGCGCGGCGGTGCCGGGGACCAGCATGGCGTTCGCAGGGGTTCGCGACCCGCTGGCCCGCGCCGACCTGATCGCCTACCTCGCGACGCAACGGTGA